The Shewanella pealeana ATCC 700345 genome contains the following window.
CAGATTAAAACGTATCTGTAGATAATATTCAAAGGTTAAGGAGTTATCTTGGCTAAGTATTTAGGATTGACCAAGGACGTCGGCCACCAAGTACGTGGCAAGACGGGGGTGTTATTAGTTAATTTAGGCACTCCAGATGAACCAACCCCCTCGGCGCTCAGGCGTTATTTGGCGGAGTTCCTAGCCGATCCCCGTGTAGTTGAGATCCCGAAACTCGTTTGGATGCTTATCTTGCACGGTATTATCTTACGAGTTCGTCCAGCAAAATCAGCGGCGCTTTATAAACAGGTGTGGACCGAGCAGGGCTCGCCGTTGATGGATATTACTCGCCGCCAAGCCCAAAAGCTGGCTGAGCACTTTGAAAAGAGCGGCGAGGATGTCTCGGTGGACTTTTGTATGCGTTACGGCCAGCCGTCGGTGTCATCGACGCTGCAAAGAATGCATCAAGAGGGCGTAGACAAGATGGTGATATTGCCTCTGTATCCGCAATACTCGGCGCCAACAACGGCGTCAGCTTTCGATGCAATCGCCAAAGAGCTTGCTACTTGGCGGTATCTGCCTGCGCTACATTTTATCAATAGCTATCATGACCATCCTGACTTTATCGATGCACTAGCGGCATCTATCGCTAAAGACTTTGAGCTTAATGGTCAGCCGCAAAAGCTCGTGCTGTCATATCACGGTATGCCGGAGCGAAACCTCCACTTGGGCGATCCCTATTATTGTTTCTGTATGAAGACGACTAAGCTGGTGGTCGAGAAGTTGGGACTAACTGGAGATCAGTATATAACCACCTTCCAATCTCGCTTCGGTAAAGCCAAATGGCTGACGCCCTATACCGATGCCACCATGGAAGCGCTACCTAGTCAGGGGATTAAAGACATTGCCGTGGTATGCCCAGCCTTTAGCGCCGATTGTTTAGAGACGTTAGAGGAGATCGCTGGCGAAAATCGTGAGATCTTCGAACAGGCGGGTGGTGAAGAGTATCGATATATTGCCGCATTAAATGATAACGATGACCATATTCAGATGATGGCGAATATCGTTAAGCCGCATATTTAGGCGTGTTTACTTCGTGTTCTCCGTGTAGCAAACGAAGAGAGCGCTTCGTGGTAAATAGCTTTTAAAGCAAAGAACCCAGCTTGTGCTGGGTTCTTTGATTTTTGTTGGTGAATCAGGTTTGGTCTTAACTTGCCTGCATTGAGGCTAAGCCTGCCTTTTTAGTCCCCGTACTGATTTTCAAAGTAACTTTCAACAATCAGTACAGCAGACATGGCATCAACTTGCCCCTTAGTCAGGGCCTTGTATCCTCCCATCTCAAACAGCCTAGCTTTAGCGTCTGCAGTGGTGAGACGTTCGT
Protein-coding sequences here:
- the hemH gene encoding ferrochelatase — its product is MAKYLGLTKDVGHQVRGKTGVLLVNLGTPDEPTPSALRRYLAEFLADPRVVEIPKLVWMLILHGIILRVRPAKSAALYKQVWTEQGSPLMDITRRQAQKLAEHFEKSGEDVSVDFCMRYGQPSVSSTLQRMHQEGVDKMVILPLYPQYSAPTTASAFDAIAKELATWRYLPALHFINSYHDHPDFIDALAASIAKDFELNGQPQKLVLSYHGMPERNLHLGDPYYCFCMKTTKLVVEKLGLTGDQYITTFQSRFGKAKWLTPYTDATMEALPSQGIKDIAVVCPAFSADCLETLEEIAGENREIFEQAGGEEYRYIAALNDNDDHIQMMANIVKPHI